The proteins below come from a single Burkholderia contaminans genomic window:
- a CDS encoding feruloyl-CoA synthase, whose amino-acid sequence MNSAHDVPDGLAWKQASAELALATPDIERIDAPDGSFILRSRMPPRPHARCIGSWLEYWSRTTPGQVFLAARTGDGAGWRRLTYAQVRAEVGAIAQGLLDIGPASGRPIVVLSDNSIDAALVALAAMHIGLPVSFISAAYSRAAHDFSKLKALLNVLDPGLMYADDGDVYGKAMQASGRQCPLVYSRNVPDGGIDLGSLRETRETAAVMEAHARVTPDTHAKYLLTSGSTGVPKAVINTHGMLCANQEAIAQVWPFVDSAAPIVLDWLPWSHTFGGNHNFNMILRNGGSLYIDDGRPVPGSIEKSVRNLIELSPTLYFNVPRGFDMLLPHLEQNETFARHFFKNMRAIFFAGAALPKPLWDRLKSAAERHRDVPPLFSSAWGSTETSPVITSLHFHCPEPGNLGVPVPGAEIKFVPNGDKLEMRVRGQHVFRGYLHARELTDKAFDEEGFYLIGDAGRLANPADPNAGVLFDGRISEDFKLTTGSWVSVGTLRLRAVAALMPYAQDVVVAGHDRDEVGLLVFPSPALHTLVGDDARAMTGEQLAAHAEVRRRIATALSSLNEGHGSASRVARAIIIGCPPNQERGEITDKGYINQRRVLTSRAHEVERLFGGDASVIFPATNTH is encoded by the coding sequence ATGAACTCGGCGCATGATGTACCCGACGGGCTTGCCTGGAAACAGGCGTCAGCGGAGCTTGCCTTGGCAACGCCCGATATCGAACGCATTGACGCTCCGGACGGCAGCTTCATTCTGCGTTCGCGCATGCCGCCGAGGCCGCACGCTCGGTGCATCGGCAGCTGGCTTGAATACTGGAGCCGCACCACGCCTGGACAGGTCTTCCTGGCGGCGCGTACTGGCGACGGTGCGGGCTGGCGCCGTTTGACGTATGCGCAGGTGCGTGCAGAGGTGGGCGCGATCGCCCAAGGCCTGCTCGATATCGGCCCGGCATCGGGGAGGCCCATTGTCGTTCTATCGGATAACAGCATAGATGCTGCGCTTGTGGCGCTGGCCGCGATGCATATCGGCTTGCCGGTGTCGTTCATATCGGCAGCCTATTCGAGGGCGGCGCACGATTTCAGCAAATTGAAAGCGCTCCTGAACGTGCTGGATCCGGGTCTGATGTATGCCGACGACGGAGACGTATACGGCAAGGCAATGCAGGCTAGCGGCAGGCAATGCCCGCTCGTGTATTCGCGGAATGTACCGGACGGCGGGATCGATCTCGGCAGCCTGCGCGAGACGCGGGAAACGGCAGCCGTCATGGAGGCTCACGCACGCGTCACGCCGGATACGCACGCGAAATACCTGCTGACGTCGGGCTCGACTGGCGTCCCGAAAGCCGTAATCAATACGCACGGCATGCTTTGTGCAAACCAGGAGGCGATCGCTCAGGTTTGGCCGTTTGTTGACTCGGCCGCACCGATCGTCTTGGATTGGCTGCCTTGGAGCCATACGTTTGGCGGCAACCACAACTTCAACATGATCCTGCGCAATGGCGGGTCCCTCTATATCGATGATGGGCGGCCCGTGCCTGGGTCGATCGAAAAATCGGTGCGTAATTTGATCGAGCTGTCGCCGACGCTCTATTTCAACGTGCCGCGCGGATTCGATATGTTGCTGCCCCATCTCGAGCAAAACGAGACGTTTGCACGGCATTTTTTCAAGAACATGCGGGCGATCTTTTTCGCTGGCGCTGCGTTGCCAAAGCCGCTATGGGATCGCCTGAAATCGGCCGCTGAGCGCCATCGTGATGTGCCGCCACTGTTCAGTTCGGCGTGGGGCTCGACGGAAACTTCACCGGTTATCACCAGCCTGCACTTCCATTGTCCCGAGCCCGGCAATCTCGGTGTGCCGGTTCCGGGCGCAGAAATCAAGTTCGTACCGAACGGTGACAAGCTCGAAATGCGAGTGCGCGGCCAACACGTCTTCCGCGGGTACCTCCATGCGCGGGAGCTGACAGACAAGGCATTCGACGAGGAAGGATTTTATTTGATAGGAGATGCAGGGCGTTTGGCCAATCCCGCAGATCCGAATGCTGGCGTTCTGTTTGATGGACGCATCTCGGAAGATTTCAAGCTGACCACGGGAAGCTGGGTATCGGTCGGCACGTTGCGCCTACGTGCCGTCGCCGCCCTCATGCCGTACGCGCAGGACGTTGTTGTGGCTGGACATGATCGCGATGAAGTTGGCCTGCTCGTTTTTCCGTCACCGGCGTTGCACACGCTGGTCGGAGACGACGCGCGTGCGATGACGGGCGAGCAATTGGCGGCCCATGCAGAAGTCCGAAGAAGGATTGCAACCGCGCTCTCCTCGCTCAACGAAGGTCATGGCTCTGCAAGCAGAGTCGCACGCGCAATCATCATCGGCTGTCCGCCGAACCAGGAGAGGGGCGAGATTACGGACAAGGGGTACATCAATCAACGGAGAGTGTTGACGTCGCGCGCGCACGAGGTCGAGCGATTATTTGGCGGGGACGCCTCGGTCATCTTTCCCGCCACCAACACTCATTGA